The following proteins come from a genomic window of Deltaproteobacteria bacterium:
- a CDS encoding HDOD domain-containing protein produces MSSDRRKKILDLIDLVPTLPLAATSVLKRFDDRDVSVDAIARMIQKDPSLTVSILKLANSAFYGFLGRVSDVRQAIVLVGLNQTRNIVLAVSLIKLFEGKHADGFKVGGLWRHSIACGFLAKKLGEETSIQDPDGALLVGGLIHDIGKLVIYQYLHHDFRKIISMIQQHKIGFSEAEKDVLGYTHYHIGAELLRRWNFPEELIAPVFFHHSPWSDSNHPHISATVYYANRLTKLIGFPSYEKEPEPELSWRSEPESRLFLQKNGFMTSNRDIMPFLQASHAQMMSGGSDLFSLVSP; encoded by the coding sequence GTGTCCAGCGACCGCAGAAAAAAAATATTGGATTTGATCGATCTCGTTCCCACGCTGCCCCTTGCGGCGACGAGCGTTCTGAAACGATTCGATGACAGAGACGTGTCCGTGGACGCCATCGCCCGTATGATCCAAAAAGATCCGTCACTCACGGTATCCATTCTGAAACTCGCCAACTCGGCCTTCTACGGATTCCTGGGCCGGGTCTCCGACGTACGACAGGCCATCGTGCTGGTTGGCCTCAACCAAACCCGTAACATTGTGCTGGCCGTTTCGCTGATCAAGCTCTTTGAGGGGAAACACGCCGACGGTTTCAAGGTCGGAGGCTTGTGGCGACACTCCATCGCCTGCGGCTTCCTGGCGAAAAAACTGGGAGAGGAGACGTCCATCCAGGATCCCGACGGGGCCCTCCTGGTCGGCGGACTGATTCATGACATCGGGAAGCTGGTGATTTATCAGTATTTACACCACGACTTCCGCAAGATCATTTCGATGATTCAACAACACAAGATCGGGTTTTCCGAAGCCGAAAAAGACGTCCTCGGGTACACCCACTATCATATAGGAGCGGAGCTGCTCAGACGGTGGAATTTCCCCGAAGAACTCATCGCCCCGGTATTTTTCCACCATTCCCCCTGGTCGGACTCGAATCATCCTCATATCTCCGCCACGGTCTACTACGCGAATCGGCTTACCAAGCTGATCGGATTTCCTTCCTACGAGAAAGAACCCGAGCCGGAACTCTCCTGGCGCTCTGAACCCGAATCCCGTCTCTTCCTGCAGAAGAACGGATTCATGACCTCCAACCGTGACATCATGCCGTTTCTACAGGCCTCCCATGCCCAGATGATGTCGGGAGGCTCCGATCTCTTTTCCTTGGTATCCCCGTGA
- the vsr gene encoding DNA mismatch endonuclease Vsr has product MSDTFSPEKRSWIMSQVRSQNTTPEMLIRSLTHRLGYRYRLHSENLPGKPDLVFPSRRKALFVHGCFWHGHDCSRGARIPKSNSKYWIKKIGRNKERDQENKKLLESLGWSVLVLWECQTNDLDNVKIILEDFLG; this is encoded by the coding sequence ATGAGCGACACCTTTTCGCCTGAGAAACGCAGCTGGATCATGAGTCAGGTGCGGAGCCAAAACACCACTCCGGAGATGTTGATCAGGTCTTTGACCCATCGCCTGGGCTACAGATATCGGCTGCACAGTGAAAATCTTCCGGGAAAGCCTGATCTGGTTTTTCCATCGCGCCGCAAAGCGCTTTTTGTACATGGCTGTTTCTGGCACGGCCACGATTGTTCCAGAGGCGCAAGAATTCCAAAATCAAATTCGAAATACTGGATCAAGAAGATAGGGCGGAACAAAGAGCGCGATCAAGAAAACAAGAAGCTCCTCGAATCGCTTGGATGGAGTGTTCTGGTGTTGTGGGAATGTCAGACGAACGATTTGGATAATGTAAAAATCATCCTTGAAGACTTTCTCGGGTAG
- a CDS encoding DUF4928 family protein has product MAGKGPLCVALAVTREAIEKGMPLNPEDLLTPGGGQVKVLGLAPVQSILKEYGITRVLAKEGGRTSRGSIRNMRLYVAFLNKRHDQYGHSLDLVGVEEWWVDQVLKFFAAMPFVLHYDSAKSSRSLIRDLLEQAERRQKESAGATVVGTVLQHLVGAKLSLLMGETVMHHGASVADEQSGRDADFSIEDVAVHVTTSPTEGLIRKCRANIENNLRPLIVTTNKELAIGLSRNEKIEDRIDVFEAEQFLASNLYELGKFASKGRHTTARQLVEEYNKIVSKHETDPSLIIKVGK; this is encoded by the coding sequence ATGGCGGGCAAGGGTCCTTTGTGTGTGGCCTTGGCGGTAACTAGAGAAGCAATAGAAAAGGGCATGCCCCTCAATCCGGAAGATCTCTTGACGCCGGGCGGTGGTCAGGTGAAAGTGTTGGGGCTTGCCCCAGTGCAATCGATTCTCAAGGAATATGGGATCACGCGGGTTTTGGCGAAGGAAGGGGGGAGGACCAGTCGCGGAAGTATAAGAAATATGCGATTGTATGTTGCCTTTCTCAATAAGAGGCATGATCAATATGGGCACTCTCTGGATTTGGTCGGTGTGGAGGAGTGGTGGGTCGATCAAGTCCTCAAATTCTTCGCCGCGATGCCGTTCGTTTTGCATTACGATTCCGCCAAGTCTTCTCGATCACTGATAAGGGATCTATTGGAGCAAGCCGAAAGACGTCAAAAAGAATCTGCAGGGGCCACCGTCGTGGGAACGGTGCTTCAACACTTGGTGGGTGCTAAGCTCAGCCTCCTGATGGGAGAAACAGTAATGCATCATGGCGCCTCTGTCGCCGATGAACAGTCGGGGCGAGACGCCGATTTTTCGATCGAAGACGTAGCTGTCCATGTAACCACATCTCCAACTGAAGGCCTTATCAGAAAATGCAGAGCAAATATCGAAAACAACCTTAGGCCGCTAATTGTAACGACCAACAAAGAACTGGCGATAGGGCTTTCAAGAAACGAGAAGATTGAAGACCGTATAGATGTCTTTGAAGCCGAACAGTTTCTTGCCAGCAACCTTTACGAATTGGGTAAGTTCGCCTCGAAGGGAAGACACACGACAGCTCGACAGCTTGTGGAAGAATACAACAAAATCGTATCGAAACACGAGACCGATCCAAGTTTGATAATTAAAGTAGGTAAATGA
- a CDS encoding DNA cytosine methyltransferase yields MTLSYKRQEEKPPFLDFFAGSGLVCEALKSYFTPVWANDICDKKAAVFCANHPKEVFRLGPIQEVNGKDLPSAVLSWGSFPCQDLSLAGNQKGISSSRSGLVWHWLRVMDEMAILPPVCVAENVVGLVSSRKGDNYRKLHDALVERGYKVGALILDAAHWLPQSRKRVFVVAVYKTVDSSDMEGIGPVWCHPASVRRAAKGLDEWVWWRIPEPNAERSRLEHIIETNAPCDDDVKRRNKLDLIPARHRLMLEAAASKGKIVFPGYKRIRGGRQVLELRFDGLAGCLRTPEGGSSRQILVIRDNGGFHTRLLTVRETAALMGVPASYKIPGTYNDGYRAMGDAVAVPVARYLAEKLLHPLVQRLPTGTKEILYRRLMIN; encoded by the coding sequence CTGACGCTCAGCTATAAACGCCAAGAAGAAAAACCTCCTTTTCTGGACTTTTTCGCCGGAAGCGGACTCGTTTGCGAAGCCTTGAAATCCTACTTCACTCCTGTTTGGGCCAACGATATATGCGATAAAAAAGCCGCCGTGTTTTGCGCAAATCATCCGAAAGAGGTTTTTAGGCTCGGTCCGATACAGGAAGTAAACGGAAAAGACTTGCCTTCGGCGGTTCTTTCATGGGGAAGCTTTCCTTGTCAGGATCTCTCACTTGCCGGGAATCAGAAAGGCATTTCGAGTTCAAGAAGCGGGCTGGTGTGGCACTGGCTCAGAGTTATGGACGAAATGGCGATTCTTCCCCCTGTGTGCGTCGCAGAAAATGTCGTAGGACTTGTGTCGTCACGAAAAGGCGATAATTATCGCAAGCTGCACGATGCTTTAGTTGAAAGAGGTTACAAAGTTGGCGCATTGATTCTCGACGCCGCCCATTGGCTCCCTCAGTCTCGCAAACGCGTGTTCGTAGTGGCCGTCTACAAAACCGTCGATTCTTCCGACATGGAAGGAATTGGGCCGGTCTGGTGTCATCCAGCCTCTGTCCGAAGGGCTGCGAAAGGTTTGGACGAATGGGTATGGTGGCGTATTCCGGAGCCTAACGCTGAAAGGTCTCGTTTGGAGCACATAATAGAGACCAATGCGCCTTGCGATGACGACGTGAAACGACGCAACAAGTTGGATCTCATACCTGCAAGACATCGCCTTATGCTCGAAGCCGCCGCCAGCAAAGGAAAGATTGTTTTTCCCGGTTACAAGAGAATTCGAGGCGGCCGCCAAGTCCTTGAATTAAGATTCGATGGGTTGGCTGGATGCTTGCGAACGCCGGAGGGCGGGAGTAGCAGACAGATTCTTGTGATTCGAGATAATGGAGGGTTTCACACCAGACTCTTAACGGTCAGGGAAACAGCTGCTCTAATGGGGGTCCCGGCAAGTTATAAGATCCCAGGTACTTACAACGACGGATATCGAGCCATGGGTGACGCAGTCGCGGTTCCTGTGGCCAGATACTTGGCTGAGAAGCTCCTTCACCCACTCGTCCAACGACTGCCCACAGGAACAAAAGAAATATTATATCGCAGATTGATGATCAACTAA
- a CDS encoding PaaI family thioesterase translates to MISESEKKAILDRISRIPIFGTLDMRVVSLSEGACEVTIPRRLEYDGIYRSLHGGILVTLADSVAAFAILTLTGPDEPVTTTDLNIRYLAPCLTDLTARARVIKLGRTLCPVAVDLLDAEGKLVAVSQVTYLRLNHGNKTSG, encoded by the coding sequence ATGATTTCCGAATCCGAAAAGAAGGCCATACTCGATCGCATCAGCCGCATCCCCATATTCGGCACGCTGGATATGCGTGTCGTCTCCCTGAGCGAGGGCGCGTGCGAAGTCACCATCCCGCGCCGCCTCGAATACGACGGCATCTATCGATCCCTGCACGGCGGCATACTCGTGACCCTGGCCGATTCCGTGGCGGCTTTCGCCATATTGACCCTGACCGGTCCCGACGAACCCGTGACCACGACGGATTTAAACATCCGGTATCTGGCGCCTTGTCTCACCGATTTGACGGCCAGGGCCCGGGTGATCAAACTGGGCCGCACCCTGTGTCCGGTGGCGGTGGACCTCCTGGACGCCGAAGGAAAGCTGGTGGCCGTATCCCAGGTAACCTACCTGCGCCTGAATCACGGGAACAAGACATCAGGATGA
- a CDS encoding class I SAM-dependent methyltransferase has protein sequence MQFDPGKYWEQRLNREFSLYGVGFLGLGRNFNHWMYKVRKRGFLRFAGSLGIEFSRSRVLDVGSGTGFYVEQWAKLGVKELVGVDITQVAVENLSLRYPEYAFHRLDIGNRIHELEKASFDVVSAMDVLFHIVDDEKYANALRNIHGLLKPGGYFIWSENFMKGEALRTRHQVCRSDSFIKNLLLDAGFKIIGQKPLFYLMNTPVTSRSRLLNVSWKLVAGMVKNSEILGLIVGALLYPLESILTAAINQGPSTDIMLCRRPLGI, from the coding sequence ATGCAGTTTGATCCTGGAAAGTATTGGGAGCAGAGACTGAACCGTGAATTCAGTCTGTATGGGGTTGGATTTCTCGGCCTTGGAAGAAATTTCAATCATTGGATGTACAAGGTTCGAAAGAGAGGTTTTCTGAGGTTCGCCGGATCGCTTGGCATCGAGTTCTCCCGATCGAGGGTACTGGATGTCGGTTCCGGGACCGGATTCTATGTGGAACAATGGGCAAAGCTGGGCGTCAAGGAGTTGGTGGGAGTCGACATTACACAGGTTGCTGTTGAAAATCTCTCGCTGAGGTATCCTGAATACGCTTTCCACCGACTCGATATAGGAAACCGGATCCATGAACTCGAAAAAGCCTCGTTTGACGTAGTGTCCGCCATGGACGTGTTGTTTCACATTGTGGACGATGAAAAATACGCGAACGCGCTGAGAAACATACACGGATTGCTGAAACCCGGGGGATATTTCATCTGGTCCGAAAATTTCATGAAAGGAGAGGCCCTCCGCACTCGGCATCAGGTCTGCCGGTCCGATTCTTTCATAAAGAACCTGCTGCTCGACGCGGGTTTCAAGATTATAGGACAAAAACCCTTGTTCTATCTGATGAACACACCTGTCACCAGCCGCAGTCGTCTTCTCAACGTTTCCTGGAAACTCGTAGCGGGTATGGTCAAGAATAGCGAAATCCTGGGCCTGATCGTTGGCGCCCTACTCTATCCCCTTGAATCGATCCTTACCGCCGCGATCAACCAAGGTCCCTCAACCGACATTATGCTGTGCAGGAGGCCTCTGGGAATCTGA
- a CDS encoding DUF434 domain-containing protein, producing the protein MDASGPNLIESRLKEAAADLRHLLDRGYPKSAALTLVGNRYHLESDLRHLVHRAVFSTAEARTRRSRLLAFEQLKGRRLSVDGFNVLITLESALSDRPIILADDGVVRDTAGLFSKYLLDDEPGGPSNRALSLLLDTLEEAGPEHCFIGFHQAMSRSGELAAGLRNEMNRRGIPGRAETLRSVESGLLVQGEVVATANSTLLNRAAAAFDLAGYIVFSKIKRIPQSL; encoded by the coding sequence ATGGATGCGTCCGGTCCCAACCTCATTGAATCTCGTCTGAAAGAAGCCGCCGCTGACCTGAGGCATCTGTTGGATAGAGGTTATCCCAAGTCCGCGGCCCTTACCCTCGTCGGTAACCGATACCATTTGGAGAGCGATCTCCGCCATCTCGTTCATCGCGCCGTCTTTTCCACAGCGGAAGCCCGGACTCGGCGATCCCGATTGCTGGCCTTCGAACAGCTGAAAGGCCGACGATTGTCTGTTGACGGATTCAATGTGTTGATCACCTTGGAATCGGCCTTATCGGATCGCCCCATCATACTGGCGGATGATGGTGTGGTACGGGATACCGCGGGGCTTTTTTCGAAATACCTTTTGGATGACGAGCCCGGCGGGCCGTCGAATCGAGCCCTGTCACTTTTGTTGGATACCCTCGAGGAAGCCGGCCCGGAGCACTGTTTCATCGGATTTCATCAGGCCATGAGCCGCAGCGGGGAGCTTGCCGCAGGACTGCGGAATGAGATGAATCGTCGCGGAATTCCAGGTCGGGCGGAAACCTTGCGTTCCGTGGAGTCCGGGCTGCTTGTCCAGGGCGAGGTCGTGGCTACGGCGAATTCCACACTCCTGAATCGAGCCGCCGCCGCATTCGACCTGGCCGGGTATATTGTCTTCTCTAAAATAAAGAGAATTCCCCAGAGCCTTTAA
- a CDS encoding SurA N-terminal domain-containing protein: MLSLMRKHATSWLIKTFMAVIAVVFVFWGLGSFRERRAARYAEVNGDGISASEVARLYDNLVEQARKQYRDFLTPELLQRLDLRKEAVNRLIEERLAIQEAVRLELGVTDDEVRAQLQKYPMFQRDGRFDRDLYLRVLSANRIQPGEFEAQQKRALLIEKLRNTIESMAVVGEAEAFDLWRLEKEKAVIDFVSFDPDRYLKDTTVDDKEIEEYYAKNNKAYEVPEQARIGYINYLQAEFAKQIAISPQEIQDYYNWHSEEFQQEKEVHARHILFKLAEDATQEQVQSVRKKALVVLDLARKPNADFEKLAIQYSEDTSAPKGGDLGFFKKGSMVKPFEEAAFNMAPGEISDLVRTPFGLHIIKVEEVKEPVVQPLDEAKGQIEAKLKAEQANDVAFEAADNDVEDAMQGRSLREIAQARGVQYVESPYFNESGPVPGLEKVKTAASSAFSLEIKEVGPKLEAPNGYVVIQLLEKKPAAIPELDSIRGRVATDLKKEKADQLAEKKAAEFIEIVAGGKDFETTAKEMNLEMKVGGPFNRSGAVSDLGINPKINMTVFALNSPGDLVPEPIKNRGKLLVVRLKEKIKPDKQEFENEKKEFMDRMTTKQENDLFRDWIEAVKDQAKIEIFQEI, encoded by the coding sequence ATGCTTAGCCTGATGCGAAAACATGCCACGTCGTGGCTTATAAAAACCTTTATGGCGGTTATCGCCGTTGTGTTTGTCTTCTGGGGTCTGGGCAGTTTCCGTGAGCGGCGGGCGGCGCGCTACGCAGAAGTGAACGGGGATGGGATATCCGCATCCGAAGTGGCTCGCCTGTACGATAACCTCGTCGAACAGGCGAGGAAACAGTATCGAGACTTTCTCACGCCGGAACTGCTGCAGAGACTGGATCTGCGAAAAGAAGCCGTTAATCGTCTAATCGAAGAACGACTGGCGATTCAAGAGGCGGTTCGACTCGAGCTGGGTGTCACGGACGACGAAGTTCGGGCCCAACTGCAGAAATATCCGATGTTTCAGCGAGACGGTCGGTTCGATCGGGATCTCTATCTTCGAGTGTTGTCCGCGAACCGTATCCAGCCGGGTGAATTTGAAGCCCAACAAAAAAGGGCTCTTTTGATTGAAAAACTGCGCAATACCATCGAATCCATGGCTGTTGTCGGGGAGGCTGAAGCGTTCGATCTGTGGCGATTGGAAAAAGAAAAGGCCGTGATCGATTTTGTTTCATTCGATCCGGATCGATATTTGAAAGACACAACCGTCGACGACAAAGAGATCGAGGAATACTACGCAAAGAACAACAAGGCCTATGAAGTGCCCGAGCAGGCCAGGATCGGATACATAAATTACCTGCAGGCCGAGTTTGCCAAACAGATAGCCATTTCCCCCCAGGAGATTCAGGATTACTACAATTGGCATTCGGAAGAATTTCAGCAGGAAAAAGAGGTACATGCACGTCATATCCTGTTCAAACTAGCGGAAGACGCTACGCAGGAACAGGTGCAATCCGTCCGAAAAAAGGCGCTGGTGGTACTGGATCTGGCCCGGAAACCGAACGCGGACTTCGAGAAACTGGCTATTCAATACTCCGAAGACACCTCGGCGCCCAAAGGCGGTGACCTGGGATTCTTCAAAAAAGGCTCGATGGTCAAGCCCTTCGAGGAAGCGGCTTTTAATATGGCGCCGGGAGAGATTAGCGATCTGGTTCGAACCCCGTTTGGACTCCATATCATCAAAGTTGAGGAAGTCAAAGAGCCCGTTGTGCAGCCCTTGGATGAAGCGAAAGGACAAATCGAGGCCAAGTTGAAAGCGGAACAGGCCAACGACGTTGCTTTTGAGGCGGCTGATAACGACGTGGAGGACGCTATGCAGGGAAGATCCCTTCGAGAGATCGCCCAGGCTCGGGGAGTGCAATACGTGGAGTCTCCCTATTTTAATGAATCCGGTCCCGTACCCGGTCTCGAAAAAGTGAAAACTGCCGCGAGTTCCGCCTTTTCCTTGGAAATCAAGGAGGTGGGACCCAAGCTGGAAGCACCGAACGGATACGTGGTCATTCAGCTCCTGGAAAAGAAGCCTGCCGCGATCCCGGAACTCGATTCGATACGTGGGCGTGTTGCCACGGATCTGAAAAAAGAGAAGGCCGACCAGTTGGCTGAGAAGAAGGCTGCCGAGTTCATCGAAATCGTAGCCGGAGGCAAAGACTTCGAAACAACCGCCAAGGAGATGAATCTGGAAATGAAAGTGGGGGGACCTTTCAATCGAAGCGGAGCCGTCTCCGATCTAGGAATCAATCCCAAAATCAATATGACTGTTTTCGCCTTGAACAGCCCTGGAGACCTGGTACCCGAACCCATAAAGAACCGTGGTAAACTGCTCGTTGTTCGGTTGAAGGAAAAGATCAAACCGGACAAACAGGAATTCGAAAACGAGAAAAAGGAATTCATGGACCGGATGACCACAAAACAGGAGAACGACCTGTTCAGGGATTGGATCGAAGCCGTTAAAGATCAGGCCAAGATCGAGATCTTTCAGGAAATCTGA
- the glgA gene encoding glycogen synthase GlgA gives MRILFASSEVVPFAKAGGLADVSHHLPKALAKLGHEVHVVTPMYKEARECGKIITDTGRTLLVPISFRTEEARLYRSDISESVVVHLIRKDDLYDREGLYGNEYGDYEDNAERFIFFSRAVLDLCKELGLQPDVIHCNDWQTGLTPLYMKSLYREVPQIAKAGSLFTIHNLGSQGIFWSLDMHLTGLGWEYFNMEALEFYGNMNLTKAGIVFADRISTVSHAYAEEILTPEFGFGLDGVLLTRKNHLSAIMNGVDYNRWDPTLDRHIASNFGIDHLEPKQLCKKDLLSAFQMDSDLSCPVVAMISRLVGRKGFDLLAGVFDDLIAMGLRFVIMGKGEDRYHSFLKEMAGRHPGKVGLSISYDYCMAHRIEAGADFFLNPSLYEPCGLDHLYGMRYGTIPVVRATGGLGETVKEYHPETGQGTGFRFYDYSPQALMDSLRKAVNYYDNKDHWMQLVRNAMREEFSWETSAKAYLDLYESVARKV, from the coding sequence ATGCGCATTTTGTTTGCTTCGTCCGAGGTGGTCCCTTTTGCAAAGGCGGGAGGCCTCGCCGATGTGTCTCACCATCTGCCTAAAGCGTTGGCCAAACTGGGTCACGAGGTCCACGTCGTTACCCCAATGTACAAGGAAGCACGAGAATGCGGCAAAATCATTACGGATACGGGCCGTACTCTGCTCGTACCCATCTCCTTCCGAACCGAGGAAGCCCGCCTGTACCGGTCCGATATATCGGAATCGGTGGTCGTGCACCTGATCCGAAAGGACGACCTCTACGACCGGGAGGGGCTCTACGGTAATGAATACGGAGACTACGAAGACAATGCCGAACGCTTCATCTTTTTCTCCAGAGCCGTCCTCGATCTTTGTAAAGAGTTGGGGCTCCAACCGGATGTGATCCACTGCAATGATTGGCAAACAGGCCTCACCCCTTTGTACATGAAAAGTCTCTACCGTGAAGTCCCACAAATTGCCAAAGCCGGGAGTCTGTTTACCATCCATAACCTGGGAAGTCAGGGCATCTTCTGGAGTCTGGACATGCATCTCACCGGTCTGGGGTGGGAATATTTCAACATGGAGGCCTTGGAATTCTACGGCAACATGAATCTGACAAAAGCAGGGATCGTCTTCGCAGACCGCATCTCGACGGTCAGCCATGCCTATGCCGAGGAAATTCTGACTCCTGAATTCGGTTTCGGTCTGGATGGAGTGCTCCTCACCAGAAAAAACCATCTGTCCGCCATCATGAACGGCGTGGACTACAACAGGTGGGATCCGACTCTGGATCGCCACATCGCCTCGAATTTCGGCATCGATCATTTAGAACCGAAACAACTGTGCAAGAAAGATCTCCTCTCCGCCTTTCAAATGGATTCGGACCTCTCGTGTCCTGTGGTGGCGATGATTTCCAGACTGGTCGGTCGAAAAGGATTCGACCTTTTGGCCGGAGTATTCGACGATTTGATCGCCATGGGCCTTCGATTCGTGATTATGGGCAAAGGGGAGGACAGGTACCACAGCTTCCTCAAAGAAATGGCCGGGCGCCATCCAGGGAAGGTGGGGCTGTCCATATCGTATGACTATTGCATGGCGCACCGCATTGAAGCCGGCGCGGACTTTTTCTTGAATCCTTCCCTGTATGAACCCTGCGGTCTGGATCACCTGTACGGCATGCGCTACGGAACCATTCCAGTGGTTCGCGCCACAGGAGGATTGGGCGAGACCGTAAAGGAGTACCATCCGGAAACCGGTCAGGGGACTGGATTCCGCTTCTATGACTACTCCCCTCAGGCCCTCATGGATTCGCTCCGCAAGGCCGTGAATTATTACGATAATAAGGATCATTGGATGCAGTTGGTACGAAACGCCATGCGGGAGGAATTTTCCTGGGAAACCTCCGCCAAAGCCTATCTCGACCTTTATGAAAGCGTTGCGCGTAAGGTATGA